Proteins encoded together in one Microplitis mediator isolate UGA2020A chromosome 7, iyMicMedi2.1, whole genome shotgun sequence window:
- the LOC130671123 gene encoding uncharacterized protein LOC130671123 has product MSKKIFNYLIGVPISELRDNKLPTYRDVINLFIYKHTILNLTIRQSSTNTICELNNVWYKFSIPTSRCQYNIKKLESFYQLYQNLKKNSQGKKTPIHIEKIKGFKTKLDKLFDISQSSEVENLPSDIKSFLLKSRERGGYRCSTLVTNEISNVNQEPPEQHEENTEDDNENDCNTKNLSRKLSQFSLSSQSKQSSDISDNKRVHSDFEDELPKAKIRKISFITPELVAALDRTQITDRQAMFIICATLDSLGLDVDDYCVSHSTIHNHRKKFRNIIAESIKEKSNFPKCLTLHWDGKLLSTNSSTSKVEKLPILVTGINTEMLLDAPILYESTGVEHAEMIHEVLLQWNVQDKIKALCSDTPSVNTGCMNGTCTLLTEKLGREVLYFACRHHTHEIMLRKVVETAWPATNSPNVPIFKRFQTAWEQIDKSKFKIGVEDENIKITLLEIKDEKVIFLDDQLKLNHSRDDYKELLMLCKIFLGAVPRSEVKFRAPGAMHHARWLSKALYSFKMYMFRSEFQMRPSEISSLREICCFLTFFYIEAWFEAPCAIKASNNDLELFKSLLKYQKVQPKIAAAALEKLSLHLWYLHEELVCLALFDSNVTREQKLKIVNSTKANKSFNIKGKRPQITQKLFDTLETKEICDFASKKSIFLFEAFELPYEFIYNDPDSWESDEDYNECLKTFSSLKVVNDVAERGVALAEKYNDCLTRDEEERKNILQVVYNHRKNYPNCSKSELKIR; this is encoded by the exons atgagtaaaaaaatatttaattatttgattggTGTTCCAATCAGTGAATTAAGAGACAACAAATTACCTACATATCGGGATGTCATtaatctttttatttacaagcacacaatattaaatttgacaaTCAGACAGAGCTCGACCAATACTATTTGTGAATTAAATAACGTttggtataaattttcaattcctaCTAGTCGCTGCCAAtacaacataaaaaaattggaaagttTCTATCAACTCTAccaaaatttgaagaaaaattcacAAGGAAAAAAAACACCAATacatatcgaaaaaataaagggttttaaaactaaattagatAAATTGTTCGATATTTCACAATCATCTGAAGTAGAAAATTTGCCAAGTGacataaaatcatttttattaaaaagtcgTGAAAGAGGTGGTTACAGATGCTCGACTCTAGTCACTAACGAAATATCAAATGTCAACCAGGAGCCTCCAGAACAACACGAAGAAAACACAGAAGACGATAATGAAAATGATTGCAATACAAAGA ATTTGAGTCGAAAGTTGAGCCAATTTTCATTATCTTCTCAAAGCAAACAGTCTTCAGATATAAGTGATAATAAAAGAGTCCATTCGGACTTTGAAGATGAATTACCCAAAGCAAAAATCAGAAAAATCAGCTTCATCACTCCGGAATTAGTTGCAGCGTTGGATAGAACACAAATTACCGATAGACAAGCAATGTTTATCATTTGTGCTACTTTAGACAGTCTTGGCTTAGATGTAGATGACTACTGCGTAAGTCATAGTACAATACATAATCATcgcaaaaaatttcgaaacatTATCGCTGAATCGATAAaggaaaaatcaaattttccaaaatgtCTAACTCTGCACTGGGATGGAAAATTACTTTCGACAAATTCTTCGACATCTAAAGTAGAGAAACTTCCAATTTTAGTCACTGGTATTAATACTGAAATGTTGCTGGATGCGCCAATACTTTATGAATCAACCGGTGTTGAACATGCTGAAATGATCCATGAAGTTCTCCTTCAATGGAATGTGCAGGACAAGATTAAAGCTCTGTGTTCTGACACCCCCAGTGTTAATACCG GCTGTATGAACGGTACTTGCACACTATTAACGGAAAAATTAGGAAGAGAGGTATTATACTTTGCTTGTCGTCACCATACACATGAAATAATGTTGAGGAAAGTTGTAGAAACTGCTTGGCCTGCAACAAATAGTCCCAATGTGCCAATCTTCAAACGATTTCAAACTGCGTGGGAACAAATTGACAAGTCAAAGTTTAAAATTGGTGTAGAAGatgaaaacataaaaataactttgctTGAAATAAAAGacgaaaaagttatttttcttgATGACCAGCTTAAG TTAAACCACTCAAGAGATGATTACAAGGAACTATTGATGCTTTGCAAAATCTTTCTGGGTGCTGTGCCAAGGAGTGAAGTGAAATTTCGAGCTCCTGGTGCAATGCACCATGCCAGGTGGCTTTCCAAAGCTCTTTACAGCTTCAAAATGTACATGTTTAGAAGTGAATTCCAAATGAGACCGTCAGAAATTTCTTCCCTGCGTGAGATTTGTTGTTTTCTTACGTTCTTTTACATTGAAGCTTGGTTTGAAGCACCCTGTGCGATTAAAGCTTCTAACAATGATCTCGAACTGTTTAAAAGTTTGCTTAAATATCAAAAAGTGCAACCTAAAATTGCGGCAGCTGCACTGGAAAAGTTAAGCTTACATCTTTGGTATCTCCACGAAGAACTGGTGTGCTTGGCTCTGTTTGACTCTAATGTGACACgagaacaaaaattaaaaattgtaaactcCACTAAAGCCAATAAATCGTTTAATATAAAAGGTAAACGTCCTCAAATAACGCAGAAGTTATTTGATACATTGGAAACAAAAGAAATTTGTGATTTTGCTAGcaaaaagtcaatttttcttttcgaAGCATTCGAACTACCGTAcgagtttatttataatgaccCCGATAGTTGGGAATCCGATGAGGACTACAATGAATgcttaaaaactttttcatcTTTGAAAGTGGTGAATGATGTTGCTGAAAGAGGTGTAGCTTTGGCGGAGAAGTATAATGATTGTTTAACGCGAGATGAAGaggagagaaaaaatattctgcAAGTTGTTTATAATCACAGAAAAAATTATCCTAACTGTAGCAAAAGTGAACTAAAAATccgataa